Proteins encoded within one genomic window of Eleutherodactylus coqui strain aEleCoq1 chromosome 1, aEleCoq1.hap1, whole genome shotgun sequence:
- the TTC32 gene encoding tetratricopeptide repeat protein 32 isoform X3, which translates to MKVPTADPIELSREFLDLLEQNPKWMPKDPIKSRQGRMNIRKPFRAELPAAAQDDPEERYPWMRRARSKKLEEELKKIEKQEALPELE; encoded by the exons ATGAAGGTCCCCACCGCCGACCCTATCG aactGTCGCGGGAGTTCCTAGACCTTCTGGAACAGAACCCCAAATGGATGCCGAAAGACCCTATTAAAAGCC GTCAGGGCAGGATGAACATCCGGAAGCCGTTCCGTGCAG AACTTCCAGCAGCCGCACAGGATGACCCGGAAGAACGGTATCCGTGGATGAGGAGAGCCAGGAGTAAAA AGCTGGAAGAGGAGCTCAAAAAAATCGAGAAGCAGGAGGCCCTCCCTGAGCTGGAGTGA